From Hylaeus volcanicus isolate JK05 chromosome 2, UHH_iyHylVolc1.0_haploid, whole genome shotgun sequence, the proteins below share one genomic window:
- the LOC128872777 gene encoding WD repeat and FYVE domain-containing protein 3 isoform X2 produces the protein MDNQIISMNIMRKLRGSTSVGGMGSSSAGSIDDCVGATNPQHTALGLMHLKKLFSEYTHPLHTLSDAERDDKLYNMLPLFCKVFGSSPAGDMSEKFWDILAFTQQVSRLMVSEIRRRASNQSTETASCAIVKFLEIENSEESSNGWMLLSALNLLAAGDTSLIQAMTTASVPSTLVKCLYLFFDLPEMIEDEADITDTNSEFTPKQRRILLQKIFVQLLVRLCSHPYPAEELARKDDLTLLFSAITSWCPHYNVMWRKSAAEVLMTLSRHGLTQNVVSYIHNKGCIALCVDNMQRVPELAPLEVVEMFVTVFCFLKDSSEVSQTLLDDFRACQGYMFLSEFLLKHAPSRLEQDSRAEAQDAIRNLVLMLASLTMCGHTELKPSQASMGSLFQMLGFTLPQPSNRGGSVRNIQAFQVLQSVFVKSNSPLLCCTILDAISSVYHSDNANYFILEGQYTLSEFAEKIHLKNREIQEKFFQLLEFIVFQLNFVPCKELISLSILLKTNNSTSCSILCMETLLNILRHNNIFKDVYREVGMLEVFVTCLHRYATLLKDKQAAHDQGLEYKICPEDERLGALVMEALTTLLAGNVQNANVFRECGGARCAHNLVPYTDCRYQALGIVRELILSAGGDDDMATLLGVMHSAPSHALVLKTHILKSLLACLRESHRTRTVFRKVGGFVYVMSVLVSLEGQLGTQRSDGIEPCNDVIKRTPQEETQLLTLLHVVFHTISTAMRFEPANAKFFHHEICQSSLCDTLRLLGCFSTQTKLKEIDLIPTTNYHNMLLLLFTGSVLEPIFPDIMPKTLAYACLLLRLLYDVALDSFDKPNLAGLGMRSPSHKQNSVEQQKSFDSPGSGKRTVINSLNLSPPTPEPIVVHPGIVVGMLHLLPSVSEPSNIQMALALQLYIAEIIKSLVRSERNQQIMCEAGMAGELLSMGRIALQDETHPLHQPLQYIIERLAAQSLEPRDLREFLRLGDPLCCISLDDIEPNKPRGGPVPLTRIKTLVSMTTPKDFRAHGSCTLPPFVELDMSAEGFACLYLPSVAPQSTTPPTVVAADSSVLGGIGSGDRLFPPQTGLTYSTWICVDKFSDSRTDPHCVRLLTLVRTPQSARDLICLTAVLSARDKAIIVSTQETQMPQNVGEWEPEGTGECGARVWCPDLLHEGQWHHIAIVLNRAVLKNSSFSLYLDGQHIHSQKLHYITQVPGGGAANLTVASPVYGYIGTPPCWRRYSRLAWKQGPCHLVEEVFNSQSIATLFKLGPHYMGSLQAPQLLVQEPLMPLVAEEKVVFGLNAKAMSQLTLAKIRKVYSRADNKSIAKQLGMSSHENATPIRVLHNSAGHLSGPARALGGVVVGYLGVRVFSPRPVATMIDNVGGCSVLLGLIAMAQDVESLYAAVKALVCVVRSNQAAQQEMDRRRGYQTLAMLLRRKCPLLNSHILHLTFSLVGTVDSGRETSAIPNVTAFQDLLCDLQVWHEAPGELLRSLLEHLYELIAESSEKRTNLRLMRDLQLVHKLLHILSDVKQSTTRQILLALLSILLSQPRQADLLWFGQFIVATLPQSSEKHLILRESEGNKEGEGEHILLRNRCLQLLHSLLFNGPKPNINMCEELSKVLGLDWILLFLQSGLHSTTVIWGLRILVAVCSVQPILQKFKEGTSNGSWLRHTDHNKMALALGCHQQMSGGESKPSGLHVPGFQHLGWLLPQHVDLVPELYFLFIALMMGQPVKLLPTDSKVILKLDLDNVWNFLFGVPANHTLSSFASRINLCPEAVVTLLAMVRTMLNNYSVNPESLPDWLSDYPVTIIQFLFFLYHNFTDFMQVFMSAEVLGALAGTLFPKPTSSSQDSSGASTPADEQEPVLVRSPSKDVGLTNHPAKKFVMDFLRVIVVDSLSLPVTAKSPPAIDLVLEAWPEHASTGQQTRYQTEILSILMEHLLAADVLIGEQAALPVVPGGSVNNITNNVCYVAARIVDKLWQGALTKDPHEVFDFIVKLIGQAKRRPGVVSMEGLHHCLNRTILFLLSRPTDSIADQMAVLEALHKLTTHRLLVFGAGNHELEFISCLTYCLLQLTTDVKVTLDTNMRTMWHLNPQVEASDDRLTSHQGHNLMAVAATRVWEELYVCKKPAIEEVFKITLPAPVGNERAPELSLVRDQMHEAATRLWLNYVVMERKASYRVPWELHNQIQSKIQKVTGGLTRLASRTKVRKEESVRVRLRLHQNTVAQWTEQHIALVRELAAGKRLQYIQTNQHTQRYVYQEWLQTETELTRERGLWGPPTPTRLDKWMLDMTEGPCRMRKKMMKNELFYIHYPYRPELEHPDNKQLKYKVATSTDSKEYYLKQLGNSSGMFERERDPVIDDTPLNVNESSTESEPPMVPCTLERHASEPDEAPEDNEQEEENNQTVPDNQTLIRLLEEHEKISHMFRCARIQGLDTTEGLLLFGKEHFYVIDGFTLLKSREIRDIESLPEAYEPILPSPGSPRRSRAMRQCSKFNYEDIREVHKRRYLLQPMALEVFSGDGRNYLLAFPRKVRNKVYQRFMTFATAIADSAQQSVAGQKRTANVEQATGLLSNLIGETSVTQRWVRGEISNFQYLMHLNTLAGRSYNDLMQYPIFPWILADYDSEELDLTDPATFRDFGKPMGAQSPERLLQFKKRYKEWDDPHGETPPYHYGTHYSSAMIVCSYLVRMEPFTQHFLRLQGGHFDLADRMFNSIKEAWLSASKHNMADVKELIPEFFYLPEFLVNSNHFDLGSKQSGVQLGDIVLPPWAKQDPREFIRAHRLALECDYVSQHLHQWIDLIFGCKQNGPAAVEAVNVFHHLFYEGNVDIYNIDDPLKKNATIGFINNFGQIPKQLFKKPHPAKKMTQRTSVIDPGPITPGLSITTSDKLFFHNLDNLKPSLQPIKELKGPVGQILHIDKAVLAVEQNKTLIPPTYNKYVAWGFADHSLRIGNYDSDKAIFVCEAMMQNSGEIVACVCPSSKLIVTAGTSSVVTVWEYTKRQLSIKQCLYGHTDAVTCLSSSPAYNVIVSGSRDGTAIIWDLSRCLFVRQLRGHAGPVAAVAINELTGDIATCAATWLHVWSINGEELASVNTCVGRADRMQQILCVAFSQTHEWDSQNVIMTGSTDGVARMWSMDYVQVPAEEEKPEEAANAKEKNPKSSRSESQNETTKKRVHELVKQMSISAEGSAMLAKSGSESSLSEPENSKEASRLHEEKEECSDNESSNGSTSKPSPQNNNTSTVVLRRKSRGNPMFRKSEGGGRADSEGTQTSESASIVGDSEGALRASKSDTSLTDSFVMVTEADTKPKRINPQNILRDGFKWQRQLVFRSKLTMHTAYDRKDNTEPASITALAVSRDHRTVYVGDTRGRVFSWSVCEQPGRTVADHWLKDEGADCCVGCGVRFNLYERRHHCRNCGQVFCSKCSRFESKISRLGILKPVRVCQGCYSSLRSQHSAESSA, from the exons ATGGATAAT cAAATTATAAGTATGAACATAATGCGTAAGTTACGAGGGAGTACCAGCGTCGGAGGAATGGGTTCTAGCAGTGCCGGCAGTATAGATGATTGCGTGGGAGCTACAAATCCTCAGCATACCGCACTGGGTCTCATGCACcttaagaaacttttttccGAGTATACCCATCCTCTGCATACCCTCTCAGATGCTGAGCGCGATGATAAGCTATATAATATGTTGCCATTATTTTGCAAA gTATTTGGGTCTAGTCCAGCAGGTGATATGAGCGAGAAGTTTTGGGACATTCTGGCATTTACACAACAAGTGTCTAGATTAATGGTGTCTGAAATTAGGAGAAGGGCAAGCAATCAAAGTACTGAAACAGCAAGTTGTGccattgtaaaatttttagaaattgaaaacagcGAGGAGTCGAGCAATGGTTGGATGCTACTATCCGCGCTGAATTTACTTGCAGCAGGCGATACTTCTCTAATACAG GCCATGACTACCGCTTCTGTCCCGTCGACATTggtaaaatgtttgtatttatttttcgatttgCCTGAAATGATCGAGGACGAAGCCGATATTACAGATACGAATAGCGAATTTACTCCAAAGCAACGTAGAATActgttacagaaaatatttgttcaa TTGTTGGTGAGATTATGTAGTCATCCGTATCCAGCGGAAGAGCTCGCCCGTAAAGATGACCTTACGTTATTATTCTCAGCAATAACTAGTTGGTGTCCTCACTACAATGTGATGTGGCGTAAAAGCGCGGCAGAAGTATTAATGACTCTATCTCGACATGGACTTACCCAGAATGTAGTGAGCTACATCCACA ataaaGGATGTATAGCACTTTGTGTTGATAATATGCAACGTGTACCTGAGCTGGCACCATTGGAAGTAGTAGAAATGTTCGTCAcggtattttgttttttaaaagattccAGTGAAGTATCGCAAACGCTTCTGGACGATTTTCGCGCTTGTCAAGGATATATGTTTCTatcggaatttttattgaa gCACGCTCCATCGAGATTAGAACAAGATAGTAGAGCGGAAGCACAGGATGCCATTCGGAATTTAGTTCTTATGCTGGCATCTTTAACGATGTGCGGTCATACAGAATTGAAGCCAAGTCAAGCTAGCATGGGATCTTTATTTCAGATGCTTGGCTTTACTTTACCTCAACCAAGTAACAGag GAGGAAGTGTTCGAAATATCCAAGCGTTCCAAGTACTACAATCCGTATTTGTAAAGTCTAATTCACCACTTTTATGTTGTACTATCCTCGATGCAATATCTAGCGTATATCACAGTGATAATgccaattattttatactcgaGGGACAGTACACATTGTCCGAATTCGCAGAAAAGATCCACTTAAAAAATCGAGAAATACAAGAAAAGTTCTTTCAGTTGCTAGAATTCATAGTGTTTCAACTTAATTTCGTGCCTTGCAAGGAACTTATATCTTTGTCTATACTATTAAAAACGAATAATTCGACTAGCTGCAGTATCTTGTGCATGGAAACACTCCTCAATATACTCAG AcataacaatatatttaaagatgtGTACAGAGAAGTAGGTATGTTAGAAGTGTTTGTTACGTGTCTTCACCGTTACGCAACTTTACTTAAGGATAAGCAAGCTGCGCATGATCAAGGATTAG aaTACAAAATATGCCCAGAAGATGAACGATTGGGTGCCTTAGTAATGGAAGCTCTGACGACATTATTAGCAGGCAATGTTCAAAATGCTAATGTCTTCAGGGAGTGCGGCGGAGCGCGTTGCGCTCATAATCTCGTGCCCTACACAGACTGTCGATATCAAGCGCTTGGCATTGTTAGAGAATTAATACTTAGTGCAGGGGGAGACGATGATATGGCTACATTACTAGGTGTCATGCATTCAGCACCTTCCCATGCCTTAGTCTTAAAGACGCATatattaaaa TCTTTGTTGGCTTGCTTGAGGGAATCGCACCGAACCAGAACTGTCTTTCGGAAAGTGGGAGGTTTTGTTTACGTGATGTCCGTTTTAGTATCTTTGGAAGGTCAATTGGGTACGCAAAGATCCGATGGTATAGAACCTTGCAACGACGTAATAAAACGAACACCACAGGAAGAGACACAGTTGCTGACACTCTTACACGTCGTATTTCACACAATAAGTACAGCTATGAGATTCGAACCAGCGAACGCGAAATTTTTCCATCACGAG ATATGCCAATCGAGTTTGTGTGACACTCTACGACTTCTTGGGTGTTTCTCGACACAAACGAAACTTAAGGAAATAGATTTAATACCAACCACGAACTACCACAACATGTTATTGTTGCTATTTACTGGGAGTGTATTAGAACCCATATTTCCAGACATCATGCCAAAGACGCTCGCGTATGCATGTTTATTGCTACGTCTTCTCTACGATGTAGCGCTCGACTCTTTCGATAAGCCAAATTTGGCAGGCTTAGGAATGAGGTCGCCGAGTCATAAACAAAATAGCGTCGAG caacAAAAATCTTTTGATTCTCCGGGTAGCGGTAAGAGAACTGTCATAAACTCTTTAAATCTGAGTCCTCCTACTCCCGAGCCAATAGTGGTACACCCTGGCATAGTTGTCGGAATGTTACACTTGCTTCCATCAGTTTCGGAACCATCCAATATACAAATGGCTCTAGCTTTGCAATTGTACATAGCGGAAATCATTAAAAGTTTGGTGCGCTCGGAAAGAAATCAACAAATAATGTGCGAAGCTGGGATGGCTGGTGAATTGCTATCGATGGGGAGAATTGCATTGCAAGATGAAACGCATCCCCTTCATCAGCcgttacaatatattatagaaaGACTCGCGGCACAATCTTTAGAACCACGTGACCTTAG AGAATTTTTACGCTTGGGTGATCCATTATGTTGTATATCACTCGATGACATTGAACCAAATAAACCTAGAGGCGGACCTGTCCCGCTGACTCGCATTAAAACTTTAGTGTCAATGACAACGCCGAAAGATTTTCGCGCCCATGGGTCTTGTACTTTACCACCTTTCGTAGAACTTGATATGAGCGCAGAAGGATTTGCATGTTTATATTTACCCAGCGTCGCACCACAAAGTACAACTCCGCCTACGGTAGTGGCTGCTGACAGTAGCGTACTCGGTGGAATTGGTTCAG GCGATAGATTGTTTCCTCCGCAAACTGGACTAACCTATAGTACATGGATATGCGTTGATAAATTTAGCGATTCTAGAACTGATCCTCACTGTGTAAGATTATTAACCTTAGTGCGTACTCCACAATCAGCGAGAGATTTGATCTGTCTAACTGCGGTTCTCAGTGCTCGAGATAAAGCTATTATCGTATCAACGCAGGAGACACAGATGCCGCAAA ATGTAGGCGAATGGGAACCAGAAGGAACCGGTGAATGTGGTGCAAGGGTCTGGTGTCCCGACTTACTCCACGAAGGACAATGGCATCACATAGCTATAGTATTAAACCGCgctgtattaaaaaattcaagctTCTCGTTATATCTGGATGGTCAACACATTCACAGTCAGAAGCTTCACTATATTACGCAAGTTCCTGGAGGAGGAGCAGCGAATTTGACGGTAGCTTCGCCAGTATACGGGTACATAGGTACGCCTCCTTGTTGGCGACGCTACTCTAGGTTGGCATGGAAGCAGGGACCGTGTCACTTGGTAGAAGAAGTGTTTAATTCGCAAAGTATAGCGACACTGTTTAAATTAGGCCCACATTATATGGGTAGCCTACAAGCTCCACAGTTATTAG ttCAAGAACCTTTGATGCCTCTCGTTGCGGAAGAGAAAGTTGTATTTGGATTAAATGCCAAAGCGATGTCTCAATTAACGCTAGCTAAAATTAGGAAAGTTTATAGCCGCGCTGATAATAAGTCAATTGCTAAACAA CTTGGTATGTCATCACACGAAAATGCCACGCCTATTAGGGTCCTTCACAATTCAGCAGGACATCTTAGCGGACCAGCAAGAGCACTAGGAGGGGTAGTTGTTGGTTATCTCGGTGTTCGTGTTTTTAGTCCTCGACCAGTAGCCACAATGATCGACAATGTGGGTGGTTGTTCGGTGTTATTAG GTCTAATAGCCATGGCGCAAGATGTAGAATCTCTATACGCTGCGGTTAAGGCATTAGTTTGCGTCGTGAGATCCAATCAGGCGGCCCAGCAGGAAATGGATCGTCGAAGAGGATATCAGACATTGGCAATGTTACTACGAAGGAAATGTCCTCTTTTAAATAGTCACATACTCCATCTTACGTTCAGTCTTGTCGGTACAGTAGACAGCGGCAGAGAAACTAGCGCGATACCTAACGTCACAGCATTTCAGGATCTTCTGTGCGATTTGCAA GTCTGGCATGAAGCACCAGGAGAACTATTAAGATCGCTATTGGAACATTTGTACGAATTAATTGCAGAATCAAGCGAGAAAAGAACAAACTTACGGTTAATGAGGGATTTGCAATTAGTGCATAAATTGTTGCACATTTTAAGCGATGTAAAACAAAGTACCACGAGGCAAATTCTACTCGCCTTACTCAGTATCCTACTAAGTCAACCGAGACAAGCTGATTTACTATG GTTTGGTCAGTTTATTGTAGCTACGTTGCCTCAAAGTTCGGAGAAGCATTTAATTCTTCGAGAAAGCGAAGGAAACAAGGAAGGGGAGGGGGAACACATACTTTTACGAAACCGTTGTTTACAACTTTTGCATTCTTTGTTGTTTAATGGTCCCAAGCCAAATATAAA tatGTGCGAGGAATTATCTAAAGTGTTAGGCTTAGATTGGATATTACTGTTTCTTCAATCTGGGCTTCATAGTACAACAGTGATATGGGGGTTGCGAATTTTAGTGGCTGTTTGTTCCGTTCAACCGATATTACAGAAGTTTAAAGAAGGAACCAGCAACGGTAGCTGGCTGCGTCACACGGATCACAATAAAATGGCGCTAGCTCTTG GTTGTCACCAGCAAATGTCAGGTGGGGAAAGCAAGCCATCCGGTCTTCACGTACCAGGATTTCAACATTTGGGATGGTTATTACCGCAGCACGTAGACCTTGTTCCAGAgttatactttctttttatcgctCTTATGATGGGACAACCCGTGAAATTATTGCCTACAGATTCGAAAGTCATTTTAAAA ctCGATTTGGATAACGTGTGGAACTTCCTGTTCGGCGTTCCGGCGAACCATACTCTGTCATCATTTGCGAGTAGAATTAATCTTTGCCCCGAAGCCGTGGTTACCCTGTTAGCTATGGTGCGAACAATGCTGAATAATTACTCGGTCAA tcCTGAGTCCCTGCCAGATTGGTTAAGCGATTATCCAGTGACAATAATACAGTTCCTGTTCTTCCTTTATCATAATTTTACGGACTTCATGCAAGTGTTTATGTCTGCGGAAGTGTTGGGCGCATTAGCTGGTACTCTGTTCCCGAAACCTACAAGTTCCAGCCAAGATAGCAGCGGAGCTAGTACTCCAGCAGACGAG CAAGAACCGGTATTGGTGAGATCTCCATCAAAGGATGTCGGCTTGACGAATCATCCAGCGAAAAAGTTTGTTATGGACTTTTTACGAGTAATCGTGGTAGATTCCCTTTCTTTGCCAGTCACTGCGAAATCTCCGCCAGCTATCGACCTGGTATTGGAAGCATGGCCAGAACACGCTTCTACTGGACAGCAAACGCGCTATCAGACGGAGATTCTGTCTATTCTAATGGAGCATCTACTAGCCGCAGATGTTTTAATTGGAGAACAAGCGGCGTTACCTGTAGTCCCTGGAGGCTCGGTCAATAATATAACTAACAACGTGTGTTACGTCGCAGCCAGAATAGTAGATAAATTGTGGCAAGGCGCATTGACAAAAGACCCACACGAGGTGTTCGATTTCATTGTCAAATTAATTGGACAAGCAAAACGACGGCCTGGTGTCGTTAGTATGGAAGGTCTTCACCACTGTCTGAACAGAACGATACTATTTTTGCTGTCACGACCAACGGATTCGATAGCCGATCAAATGGCTGTATTAGAAGCACTACATAAGCTCACAACTCATAG GTTGTTAGTCTTTGGTGCTGGTAACCACGAATTGGAATTCATCAGTTGTTTAACTTACTGTTTACTACAACTAACAACCGACGTCAAAGTTACGCTCGATACAAACATGAGAACAATGTGGCACCTTAATCCGCAAGTCGAAGCCAGCGACGATAGGCTTACGTCTCATCAAGGTCATAACTTGATGGCCGTCGCTGCGACAAGAGTTTGGGAAGAGTTATACGTATGCAAGAAACCTGCCATAGAggaagtttttaaaatcacaCTTCCAGCGCCTGTAGGTAACGAACGCGCCCCTGAGTTATCGCTAGTGAGGGATCAAATGCATGAAGCTGCGACCAGGCTTTGGTTGAATTACGTTGTCATGGAAAGGAAAGCTTCGTACAGGGTTCCTTGGGAACTTCACAATCAAATACaatcgaaaattcaaaaagtaacGGGTGGTTTGACGAGATTAGCAAGTCGAACGAAAGTCCGTAAAGAGGAATCTGTGCGTGTCAGGCTGAGATTACATCAGAACACAGTAGCACAGTGGACAGAGCAACACATTGCACTGGTCCGCGAGCTTGCCGCAGGAAAGCGGTTGCAGTATATACAGACTAATCAACATACTCAGCGATACGTGTATCAAGAATGGTTGCAAACCGAAACAGAGTTGACGAGAGAACGCGGTTTGTGGGGACCACCGACACCCACCAGGCTTGATAAATGGATGCTAGATATGACCGAGGGTCCGTGTAGGATGAGAAAAAAGATGATGAAAAACGAgcttttttatatacattaccCGTACCGACCTGAATTGGAACATCCTGATAACAAACAACTGAAGTACAAGGTAGCAACAAGCACCGACAGTAAGGAATATTATCTGAAACAACTCGGTAATTCATCCGGCATGTTCGAACGGGAACGAGATCCTGTTATCGACGACACTCCATTAAACGTCAACGAAAGTTCCACGGAAAGCGAACCTCCAATGGTACCCTGTACGCTGGAACGTCACGCAAGCGAGCCAGACGAAGCACCAGAGGACAACgagcaagaagaagaaaataatcagACCGTCCCAGACAATCAAACTTTGATACGGCTATTAGAGGAACACGAGAAGATAAGTCACATGTTCAGATGTGCCAGAATTCAAGGTTTAGACACGACCGAAGGTTTGCTCTTATTTGGAAAAGAACACTTTTACGTGATTGACGGATTCACGCTGCTAAAGTCCAGAGAGATAAGGGATATTGAGAGTTTACCCGAGGCTTACGAACCAATATTGCCATCCCCTGGGTCTCCTAGAAGATCTAGAGCGATGAGACAATgctcgaaatttaattacgaagaTATCAGAGAGGTACACAAAAGAAGATATCTATTACAACCGATGGCATTAGAGGTATTCAGCGGAGACggtagaaattatttgttagCGTTTCCGCGTAAAGTGAGAAACAAGGTTTATCAGAGATTTATGACTTTCGCAACGGCGATCGCTGACAGCGCGCAACAGTCTGTGGCCGGCCAGAAGAGAACAGCGAACGTGGAACAGGCTACAGGTCTGTTATCGAACCTGATAGGCGAGACTTCGGTTACCCAACGATGGGTG AGAGGCGAGATATCCAATTTTCAATACTTGATGCATCTCAACACTTTAGCTGGTCGTAGTTACAATGACTTGATGCAGTACCCGATATTTCCTTGGATTTTGGCCGACTACGATAGCGAAGAGTTGGATCTCACTGATCCAGCAACGTTCAGAGACTTTGGTAAACCTATGGGCGCGCAGAGCCCGGAACGACTGTTGCAGTTCAAAAAAAG ATACAAAGAATGGGACGATCCGCATGGGGAAACACCTCCTTACCACTACGGAACACATTACTCTTCAGCGATGATTGTATGTTCTTACTTGGTGAGAATGGAGCCGTTCACGCAACATTTTCTTAGATTACAG GGTGGACATTTTGATCTGGCGGACAGAATGTTCAATAGTATAAAGGAAGCTTGGCTTTCCGCTTCTAAACATAATATGGCCGATGTGAAGGAGCTCATACCGGAGTTCTTTTACCTTCCAGAATTTCTCGTCAACTCGAATCACTTTGACTTAG GTTCTAAACAGAGTGGTGTACAATTGGGAGACATTGTACTTCCACCATGGGCAAAGCAGGATCCACGAGAATTCATACGCGCGCATCGACTCGCTTTGGAATGCGATTACGTCTCGCAACACCTTCACCAATGGATCGACTTGATATTCGGTTGCAAACAAAACGGTCCAGCTGCGGTTGAAGCTGTCAATGTGTTTCACCATTTGTTCTACGAAGGCAACGTGGACATTTACAA TATCGATGATCccttgaaaaaaaatgcgaCCATCGGGTTCATTAACAATTTTGGGCAAATAccgaaacaattgtttaaaaaaccACACCCGGCTAAGAAAATGACACAAAGGACCAGTGTTATCGACCCTGGGCCAATCACTCCCGGCTTAAGCATAACCACGTCTGACAAATTGTTCTTCCATAATCTTGATAACTTGAAACCATCGCTTCAGCCTATCAAAG AATTAAAGGGTCCCGTCGGACAGATACTGCACATAGACAAAGCAGTATTGGCcgttgaacaaaataaaacgctGATTCCGCCTACGTATAACAAGTACGTCGCATGGGGTTTCGCGGATCACTCCCTCAGAATAGGAAACTACGATAGCGACAAAGCGATATTCGTCTGCGAGGCTATGATGCAAAACAGCGGAGAGATAGTTGCTTGCGTTTGCCCGTCTTCCAAACTGATAGTAACCGCTGGCACAAGCTCC GTTGTGACGGTTTGGGAGTACACCAAGAGGCAACTGTCTATCAAACAATGTCTGTACGGTCACACCGACGCCGTCACGTGTTTGTCATCGAGTCCAGCGTACAACGTGATAGTATCAGGATCTCGAGATGGAACGGCAATTATATGGGATCTATCTCGATGCTTGTTCGTTCGCCAACTCAGAGGACACGCGGGACCAGTGGCCGCAGTAGCTATAAACGAATTGACG GGAGACATAGCTACCTGCGCGGCAACATGGCTGCACGTGTGGAGCATCAATGGCGAAGAATTGGCGAGCGTTAATACATGCGTTGGCCGAGCTGATAGGATGCAACAAATCTTATGCGTTGCTTTCAGTCAAACTCACGAATGGGATTCGCAGAACGTTATCATGACGGGATCGACTGACGGCGTAGCTCGA ATGTGGTCGATGGATTACGTGCAAGTGCCTGCAGAAGAAGAGAAACCAGAAGAAGCCGCAAACGCGAAGGAGAAAAACCCGAAGTCGAGTAGAAGTGAAAGTCAGAATGAAACTACAAAGAAACGGGTACACGAACTAGTTAAACAGATGAGCATTTCTGCCGAGGGATCAG CTATGCTTGCGAAAAGCGGATCAGAGAGCAGTCTCTCCGAACCTGAGAATTCTAAAGAAGCATCCAGATTAcacgaagagaaagaagaatgcTCGGATAACGAGTCGAGCAACGGTTCCACCAGCAAACCATCACCGCAGAATAATAACACGTCGACTGTTGTACTTAGAAGAAAAAGTCGAGGAAATCCCATGTTTCGCAAAAGCGAGGGTGGAGGACGCGCAGATAGCGAGGGTACACAGACAAG cGAGTCAGCCAGCATTGTCGGAGACTCTGAAGGAGCATTACGGGCTAGTAAAAGCGACACGAGCTTAACGGACAGCTTCGTCATGGTCACCGAAGCTGACACCAAACCTAAAAGGATCAATCCACAAAATATCTTAAGAGACGGTTTCAAGTGGCAACGGCAATTAGTGTTTAGAAGTAAATTAACGATGCACACCGCGTATGACCGGAAGGATAACACGGAACCAGCGTCTATAACAGCTCTCGCTGTGTCAAg AGATCACAGAACGGTGTATGTAGGAGATACGAGGGGGAGGGTCTTTTCATGGAGCGTGTGCGAGCAACCAGGACGCACGGTTGCCGATCACTGGCTCAAAGACGAAGGAGCAGATTGTTGCGTTGGCTGCGGGGTTAGATTTAATCTTTACGAGAGAAGACATCACTGTCGCAACTGTGGACAAGTATTCTGTTCAAA ATGCAGCCGATTCGAGTCGAAAATATCGAGACTCGGGATTTTAAAGCCTGTTAGAGTTTGTCAAGGTTGTTATTCGTCATTACGCTCTCAACATTCTGCTGAGAGCAGCGCTTAA